In a single window of the Notamacropus eugenii isolate mMacEug1 chromosome 4, mMacEug1.pri_v2, whole genome shotgun sequence genome:
- the CCNE2 gene encoding G1/S-specific cyclin-E2 isoform X2, with amino-acid sequence MAPACHLSGLTGVTFPTSLSASSPPSSELPHSCHTLGSGRVPEGGETFKNPKKKMSRRSSRLQAKQQPQTSQTDSPQETQFLQAKKRKTAQNCWPSVLSGGITPCIIIETPHKETVASDFSRFTNYRFKNLFINPSPLPDLSWGCSKDVWFNMLKKETKYVHDKHFEMLHSDLEPQMRSILLDWLLEVCEVYTLHRETFYLAQDFFDRFMLTQKDINKNMLQLIGITSLFIASKLEEIYAPKLQEFAYVTDGACSEDDILGMELIILKALKWELCPVTVIAWLNVFLQVDALKDVPKVLLPQYSQEKFVQIAQLLDLCILSIDSLEFQYRILAAAALCHFTSIEVVKKASGLDWDNISECVEWMVPFARVVKGGPPVKLKVFKKISVEDRHNIQTHTNYLAMLEEVNYVSAFTKVGQLSPVCNGGIMTPPKSTEKSPGKH; translated from the exons ATGGCCCCGGCGTGTCACCTCTCGGGTCTGACGGGTGTCACCTTTCCGACCAGCCTATccgcttcttcccctccctcctcggAGCTTCCTCACAGTTGCCACACCCTTGGGTCAGGCCGCGTCCCTGAAGGCGGAG aaACTTTCAAGaacccaaagaaaaaaatgtcaagaagaAG TAGCCGTCTGCAAGCTAAGCAGCAGCCCCAGACCAGTCAAACAGATTCCCCCCAGGAAACTCAATTCCTtcaagccaaaaaaagaaaaacagctcag AATTGTTGGCCATCTGTGTTATCTGGGGGTATCACTCCTTGCATTATAATTGAAACACCACACAAAGAAACTGTCGCCAGTGACTTCTCCAGATTTACAAATTACAGGTTTAAAAACCTTTTCATAAATCCTTCGCCACTGCCTGACTTAAG CTGGGGATGTTCTAAGGATGTCTGGTTTAATATGTTAAAAAAGGAGACCAAATATGTTCATGACAAACATTTTGAAATGCTACACTCTGACTTAGAACCACAGATGAGGTCAATACTTCTGGACTGGCTCTTAGAG GTATGTGAAGTATATACACTTCACAGGGAAACGTTTTATCTCGCTCAAGATTTTTTTGATAGATTTATGTTGACacaaaaagatataaacaaaaatatgcTTCAGCTCATTGGTATCACCTCGTTATTCATTGCTTCCAAACTTGAG GAAATCTATGCTCCTAAATTACAAGAATTTGCTTATGTCACTGATGGTGCTTGCAGTGAAGATGATATCCTAGGGATGGAACTCATTATATTAAAG GCTTTAAAGTGGGAACTTTGTCCAGTAACAGTTATTGCCTGGCTGAATGTCTTTCTCCAAGTTGATGCTCTAAAAGATGTTCCTAAAGTACTCCTACCTCAGTATTCCCAGGAAAAGTTCGTTCAAATAGCCCAG CTCCTGGATCTATGTATTCTCTCCATTGATTCATTAGAATTCCAATATAGGATATTGGCTGCAGCTGCTTTATGCCACTTTACCTCCATTGAAGTCGTTAAGAAAGCTTCAG GTTTAGACTGGGACAACATTTCAGAATGTGTAGAATGGATGGTACCTTTTGCCAGAGTAGTGAAGGGTGGTCCTCCGGTGAAACTGAAGGTTTTTAAGAAGATTTCTGTAGAAGACAGACACAATATCCAGACACACACAAATTACTTGGCTATGCTG GAGGAAGTCAATTATGTGTCAGCTTTCACAAAGGTGGGACAGTTGTCACCAGTGTGCAATGGAGGCATCATGACACCACCGAAGAGCACAGAAAAATCCCCAGGAAAACACTAA
- the CCNE2 gene encoding G1/S-specific cyclin-E2 isoform X6 — protein sequence MAPACHLSGLTGVTFPTSLSASSPPSSELPHSCHTLGSGRVPEGGETFKNPKKKMSRRSSRLQAKQQPQTSQTDSPQETQFLQAKKRKTAQDVKKRKEETVAKRQQYEIRNCWPSVLSGGITPCIIIETPHKETVASDFSRFTNYRFKNLFINPSPLPDLSWGCSKDVWFNMLKKETKYVHDKHFEMLHSDLEPQMRSILLDWLLEVCEVYTLHRETFYLAQDFFDRFMLTQKDINKNMLQLIGITSLFIASKLEEIYAPKLQEFAYVTDGACSEDDILGMELIILKALKWELCPVTVIAWLNVFLQVDALKDVPKVLLPQYSQEKFVQIAQLLDLCILSIDSLEFQYRILAAAALCHFTSIEVVKKASGLDWDNISECVEWMVPFARVVKGGPPVKLKVFKKISVEDRHNIQTHTNYLAMLEEVNYVSAFTKVGQLSPVCNGGIMTPPKSTEKSPGKH from the exons ATGGCCCCGGCGTGTCACCTCTCGGGTCTGACGGGTGTCACCTTTCCGACCAGCCTATccgcttcttcccctccctcctcggAGCTTCCTCACAGTTGCCACACCCTTGGGTCAGGCCGCGTCCCTGAAGGCGGAG aaACTTTCAAGaacccaaagaaaaaaatgtcaagaagaAG TAGCCGTCTGCAAGCTAAGCAGCAGCCCCAGACCAGTCAAACAGATTCCCCCCAGGAAACTCAATTCCTtcaagccaaaaaaagaaaaacagctcag gatgtaaagaaaagaaaagaggagactgTGGCCAAGAGACAGCAATATGAAATTAGG AATTGTTGGCCATCTGTGTTATCTGGGGGTATCACTCCTTGCATTATAATTGAAACACCACACAAAGAAACTGTCGCCAGTGACTTCTCCAGATTTACAAATTACAGGTTTAAAAACCTTTTCATAAATCCTTCGCCACTGCCTGACTTAAG CTGGGGATGTTCTAAGGATGTCTGGTTTAATATGTTAAAAAAGGAGACCAAATATGTTCATGACAAACATTTTGAAATGCTACACTCTGACTTAGAACCACAGATGAGGTCAATACTTCTGGACTGGCTCTTAGAG GTATGTGAAGTATATACACTTCACAGGGAAACGTTTTATCTCGCTCAAGATTTTTTTGATAGATTTATGTTGACacaaaaagatataaacaaaaatatgcTTCAGCTCATTGGTATCACCTCGTTATTCATTGCTTCCAAACTTGAG GAAATCTATGCTCCTAAATTACAAGAATTTGCTTATGTCACTGATGGTGCTTGCAGTGAAGATGATATCCTAGGGATGGAACTCATTATATTAAAG GCTTTAAAGTGGGAACTTTGTCCAGTAACAGTTATTGCCTGGCTGAATGTCTTTCTCCAAGTTGATGCTCTAAAAGATGTTCCTAAAGTACTCCTACCTCAGTATTCCCAGGAAAAGTTCGTTCAAATAGCCCAG CTCCTGGATCTATGTATTCTCTCCATTGATTCATTAGAATTCCAATATAGGATATTGGCTGCAGCTGCTTTATGCCACTTTACCTCCATTGAAGTCGTTAAGAAAGCTTCAG GTTTAGACTGGGACAACATTTCAGAATGTGTAGAATGGATGGTACCTTTTGCCAGAGTAGTGAAGGGTGGTCCTCCGGTGAAACTGAAGGTTTTTAAGAAGATTTCTGTAGAAGACAGACACAATATCCAGACACACACAAATTACTTGGCTATGCTG GAGGAAGTCAATTATGTGTCAGCTTTCACAAAGGTGGGACAGTTGTCACCAGTGTGCAATGGAGGCATCATGACACCACCGAAGAGCACAGAAAAATCCCCAGGAAAACACTAA
- the CCNE2 gene encoding G1/S-specific cyclin-E2 isoform X1, which produces MAPACHLSGLTGVTFPTSLSASSPPSSELPHSCHTLGSGRVPEGGETFKNPKKKMSRRSRLQAKQQPQTSQTDSPQETQFLQAKKRKTAQDVKKRKEETVAKRQQYEIRNCWPSVLSGGITPCIIIETPHKETVASDFSRFTNYRFKNLFINPSPLPDLSWGCSKDVWFNMLKKETKYVHDKHFEMLHSDLEPQMRSILLDWLLEVCEVYTLHRETFYLAQDFFDRFMLTQKDINKNMLQLIGITSLFIASKLEEIYAPKLQEFAYVTDGACSEDDILGMELIILKALKWELCPVTVIAWLNVFLQVDALKDVPKVLLPQYSQEKFVQIAQLLDLCILSIDSLEFQYRILAAAALCHFTSIEVVKKASGLDWDNISECVEWMVPFARVVKGGPPVKLKVFKKISVEDRHNIQTHTNYLAMLEEVNYVSAFTKVGQLSPVCNGGIMTPPKSTEKSPGKH; this is translated from the exons ATGGCCCCGGCGTGTCACCTCTCGGGTCTGACGGGTGTCACCTTTCCGACCAGCCTATccgcttcttcccctccctcctcggAGCTTCCTCACAGTTGCCACACCCTTGGGTCAGGCCGCGTCCCTGAAGGCGGAG aaACTTTCAAGaacccaaagaaaaaaatgtcaagaagaAG CCGTCTGCAAGCTAAGCAGCAGCCCCAGACCAGTCAAACAGATTCCCCCCAGGAAACTCAATTCCTtcaagccaaaaaaagaaaaacagctcag gatgtaaagaaaagaaaagaggagactgTGGCCAAGAGACAGCAATATGAAATTAGG AATTGTTGGCCATCTGTGTTATCTGGGGGTATCACTCCTTGCATTATAATTGAAACACCACACAAAGAAACTGTCGCCAGTGACTTCTCCAGATTTACAAATTACAGGTTTAAAAACCTTTTCATAAATCCTTCGCCACTGCCTGACTTAAG CTGGGGATGTTCTAAGGATGTCTGGTTTAATATGTTAAAAAAGGAGACCAAATATGTTCATGACAAACATTTTGAAATGCTACACTCTGACTTAGAACCACAGATGAGGTCAATACTTCTGGACTGGCTCTTAGAG GTATGTGAAGTATATACACTTCACAGGGAAACGTTTTATCTCGCTCAAGATTTTTTTGATAGATTTATGTTGACacaaaaagatataaacaaaaatatgcTTCAGCTCATTGGTATCACCTCGTTATTCATTGCTTCCAAACTTGAG GAAATCTATGCTCCTAAATTACAAGAATTTGCTTATGTCACTGATGGTGCTTGCAGTGAAGATGATATCCTAGGGATGGAACTCATTATATTAAAG GCTTTAAAGTGGGAACTTTGTCCAGTAACAGTTATTGCCTGGCTGAATGTCTTTCTCCAAGTTGATGCTCTAAAAGATGTTCCTAAAGTACTCCTACCTCAGTATTCCCAGGAAAAGTTCGTTCAAATAGCCCAG CTCCTGGATCTATGTATTCTCTCCATTGATTCATTAGAATTCCAATATAGGATATTGGCTGCAGCTGCTTTATGCCACTTTACCTCCATTGAAGTCGTTAAGAAAGCTTCAG GTTTAGACTGGGACAACATTTCAGAATGTGTAGAATGGATGGTACCTTTTGCCAGAGTAGTGAAGGGTGGTCCTCCGGTGAAACTGAAGGTTTTTAAGAAGATTTCTGTAGAAGACAGACACAATATCCAGACACACACAAATTACTTGGCTATGCTG GAGGAAGTCAATTATGTGTCAGCTTTCACAAAGGTGGGACAGTTGTCACCAGTGTGCAATGGAGGCATCATGACACCACCGAAGAGCACAGAAAAATCCCCAGGAAAACACTAA
- the CCNE2 gene encoding G1/S-specific cyclin-E2 isoform X4: MSRRSRLQAKQQPQTSQTDSPQETQFLQAKKRKTAQDVKKRKEETVAKRQQYEIRNCWPSVLSGGITPCIIIETPHKETVASDFSRFTNYRFKNLFINPSPLPDLSWGCSKDVWFNMLKKETKYVHDKHFEMLHSDLEPQMRSILLDWLLEVCEVYTLHRETFYLAQDFFDRFMLTQKDINKNMLQLIGITSLFIASKLEEIYAPKLQEFAYVTDGACSEDDILGMELIILKALKWELCPVTVIAWLNVFLQVDALKDVPKVLLPQYSQEKFVQIAQLLDLCILSIDSLEFQYRILAAAALCHFTSIEVVKKASGLDWDNISECVEWMVPFARVVKGGPPVKLKVFKKISVEDRHNIQTHTNYLAMLEEVNYVSAFTKVGQLSPVCNGGIMTPPKSTEKSPGKH, encoded by the exons atgtcaagaagaAG CCGTCTGCAAGCTAAGCAGCAGCCCCAGACCAGTCAAACAGATTCCCCCCAGGAAACTCAATTCCTtcaagccaaaaaaagaaaaacagctcag gatgtaaagaaaagaaaagaggagactgTGGCCAAGAGACAGCAATATGAAATTAGG AATTGTTGGCCATCTGTGTTATCTGGGGGTATCACTCCTTGCATTATAATTGAAACACCACACAAAGAAACTGTCGCCAGTGACTTCTCCAGATTTACAAATTACAGGTTTAAAAACCTTTTCATAAATCCTTCGCCACTGCCTGACTTAAG CTGGGGATGTTCTAAGGATGTCTGGTTTAATATGTTAAAAAAGGAGACCAAATATGTTCATGACAAACATTTTGAAATGCTACACTCTGACTTAGAACCACAGATGAGGTCAATACTTCTGGACTGGCTCTTAGAG GTATGTGAAGTATATACACTTCACAGGGAAACGTTTTATCTCGCTCAAGATTTTTTTGATAGATTTATGTTGACacaaaaagatataaacaaaaatatgcTTCAGCTCATTGGTATCACCTCGTTATTCATTGCTTCCAAACTTGAG GAAATCTATGCTCCTAAATTACAAGAATTTGCTTATGTCACTGATGGTGCTTGCAGTGAAGATGATATCCTAGGGATGGAACTCATTATATTAAAG GCTTTAAAGTGGGAACTTTGTCCAGTAACAGTTATTGCCTGGCTGAATGTCTTTCTCCAAGTTGATGCTCTAAAAGATGTTCCTAAAGTACTCCTACCTCAGTATTCCCAGGAAAAGTTCGTTCAAATAGCCCAG CTCCTGGATCTATGTATTCTCTCCATTGATTCATTAGAATTCCAATATAGGATATTGGCTGCAGCTGCTTTATGCCACTTTACCTCCATTGAAGTCGTTAAGAAAGCTTCAG GTTTAGACTGGGACAACATTTCAGAATGTGTAGAATGGATGGTACCTTTTGCCAGAGTAGTGAAGGGTGGTCCTCCGGTGAAACTGAAGGTTTTTAAGAAGATTTCTGTAGAAGACAGACACAATATCCAGACACACACAAATTACTTGGCTATGCTG GAGGAAGTCAATTATGTGTCAGCTTTCACAAAGGTGGGACAGTTGTCACCAGTGTGCAATGGAGGCATCATGACACCACCGAAGAGCACAGAAAAATCCCCAGGAAAACACTAA
- the CCNE2 gene encoding G1/S-specific cyclin-E2 isoform X3, translating into MSRRSSRLQAKQQPQTSQTDSPQETQFLQAKKRKTAQDVKKRKEETVAKRQQYEIRNCWPSVLSGGITPCIIIETPHKETVASDFSRFTNYRFKNLFINPSPLPDLSWGCSKDVWFNMLKKETKYVHDKHFEMLHSDLEPQMRSILLDWLLEVCEVYTLHRETFYLAQDFFDRFMLTQKDINKNMLQLIGITSLFIASKLEEIYAPKLQEFAYVTDGACSEDDILGMELIILKALKWELCPVTVIAWLNVFLQVDALKDVPKVLLPQYSQEKFVQIAQLLDLCILSIDSLEFQYRILAAAALCHFTSIEVVKKASGLDWDNISECVEWMVPFARVVKGGPPVKLKVFKKISVEDRHNIQTHTNYLAMLEEVNYVSAFTKVGQLSPVCNGGIMTPPKSTEKSPGKH; encoded by the exons atgtcaagaagaAG TAGCCGTCTGCAAGCTAAGCAGCAGCCCCAGACCAGTCAAACAGATTCCCCCCAGGAAACTCAATTCCTtcaagccaaaaaaagaaaaacagctcag gatgtaaagaaaagaaaagaggagactgTGGCCAAGAGACAGCAATATGAAATTAGG AATTGTTGGCCATCTGTGTTATCTGGGGGTATCACTCCTTGCATTATAATTGAAACACCACACAAAGAAACTGTCGCCAGTGACTTCTCCAGATTTACAAATTACAGGTTTAAAAACCTTTTCATAAATCCTTCGCCACTGCCTGACTTAAG CTGGGGATGTTCTAAGGATGTCTGGTTTAATATGTTAAAAAAGGAGACCAAATATGTTCATGACAAACATTTTGAAATGCTACACTCTGACTTAGAACCACAGATGAGGTCAATACTTCTGGACTGGCTCTTAGAG GTATGTGAAGTATATACACTTCACAGGGAAACGTTTTATCTCGCTCAAGATTTTTTTGATAGATTTATGTTGACacaaaaagatataaacaaaaatatgcTTCAGCTCATTGGTATCACCTCGTTATTCATTGCTTCCAAACTTGAG GAAATCTATGCTCCTAAATTACAAGAATTTGCTTATGTCACTGATGGTGCTTGCAGTGAAGATGATATCCTAGGGATGGAACTCATTATATTAAAG GCTTTAAAGTGGGAACTTTGTCCAGTAACAGTTATTGCCTGGCTGAATGTCTTTCTCCAAGTTGATGCTCTAAAAGATGTTCCTAAAGTACTCCTACCTCAGTATTCCCAGGAAAAGTTCGTTCAAATAGCCCAG CTCCTGGATCTATGTATTCTCTCCATTGATTCATTAGAATTCCAATATAGGATATTGGCTGCAGCTGCTTTATGCCACTTTACCTCCATTGAAGTCGTTAAGAAAGCTTCAG GTTTAGACTGGGACAACATTTCAGAATGTGTAGAATGGATGGTACCTTTTGCCAGAGTAGTGAAGGGTGGTCCTCCGGTGAAACTGAAGGTTTTTAAGAAGATTTCTGTAGAAGACAGACACAATATCCAGACACACACAAATTACTTGGCTATGCTG GAGGAAGTCAATTATGTGTCAGCTTTCACAAAGGTGGGACAGTTGTCACCAGTGTGCAATGGAGGCATCATGACACCACCGAAGAGCACAGAAAAATCCCCAGGAAAACACTAA
- the CCNE2 gene encoding G1/S-specific cyclin-E2 isoform X5, which translates to MSRRSSRLQAKQQPQTSQTDSPQETQFLQAKKRKTAQNCWPSVLSGGITPCIIIETPHKETVASDFSRFTNYRFKNLFINPSPLPDLSWGCSKDVWFNMLKKETKYVHDKHFEMLHSDLEPQMRSILLDWLLEVCEVYTLHRETFYLAQDFFDRFMLTQKDINKNMLQLIGITSLFIASKLEEIYAPKLQEFAYVTDGACSEDDILGMELIILKALKWELCPVTVIAWLNVFLQVDALKDVPKVLLPQYSQEKFVQIAQLLDLCILSIDSLEFQYRILAAAALCHFTSIEVVKKASGLDWDNISECVEWMVPFARVVKGGPPVKLKVFKKISVEDRHNIQTHTNYLAMLEEVNYVSAFTKVGQLSPVCNGGIMTPPKSTEKSPGKH; encoded by the exons atgtcaagaagaAG TAGCCGTCTGCAAGCTAAGCAGCAGCCCCAGACCAGTCAAACAGATTCCCCCCAGGAAACTCAATTCCTtcaagccaaaaaaagaaaaacagctcag AATTGTTGGCCATCTGTGTTATCTGGGGGTATCACTCCTTGCATTATAATTGAAACACCACACAAAGAAACTGTCGCCAGTGACTTCTCCAGATTTACAAATTACAGGTTTAAAAACCTTTTCATAAATCCTTCGCCACTGCCTGACTTAAG CTGGGGATGTTCTAAGGATGTCTGGTTTAATATGTTAAAAAAGGAGACCAAATATGTTCATGACAAACATTTTGAAATGCTACACTCTGACTTAGAACCACAGATGAGGTCAATACTTCTGGACTGGCTCTTAGAG GTATGTGAAGTATATACACTTCACAGGGAAACGTTTTATCTCGCTCAAGATTTTTTTGATAGATTTATGTTGACacaaaaagatataaacaaaaatatgcTTCAGCTCATTGGTATCACCTCGTTATTCATTGCTTCCAAACTTGAG GAAATCTATGCTCCTAAATTACAAGAATTTGCTTATGTCACTGATGGTGCTTGCAGTGAAGATGATATCCTAGGGATGGAACTCATTATATTAAAG GCTTTAAAGTGGGAACTTTGTCCAGTAACAGTTATTGCCTGGCTGAATGTCTTTCTCCAAGTTGATGCTCTAAAAGATGTTCCTAAAGTACTCCTACCTCAGTATTCCCAGGAAAAGTTCGTTCAAATAGCCCAG CTCCTGGATCTATGTATTCTCTCCATTGATTCATTAGAATTCCAATATAGGATATTGGCTGCAGCTGCTTTATGCCACTTTACCTCCATTGAAGTCGTTAAGAAAGCTTCAG GTTTAGACTGGGACAACATTTCAGAATGTGTAGAATGGATGGTACCTTTTGCCAGAGTAGTGAAGGGTGGTCCTCCGGTGAAACTGAAGGTTTTTAAGAAGATTTCTGTAGAAGACAGACACAATATCCAGACACACACAAATTACTTGGCTATGCTG GAGGAAGTCAATTATGTGTCAGCTTTCACAAAGGTGGGACAGTTGTCACCAGTGTGCAATGGAGGCATCATGACACCACCGAAGAGCACAGAAAAATCCCCAGGAAAACACTAA